One Pieris brassicae chromosome 11, ilPieBrab1.1, whole genome shotgun sequence DNA window includes the following coding sequences:
- the LOC123716203 gene encoding dynein regulatory complex protein 9-like isoform X1, whose amino-acid sequence MLNITSSITINSASWGRASDISSRGSHESIDDTQEVYYDKFRLPYFKASLFATALEDCITQIRILDQCNTEIRLTKTMVEMQKLLADKYGVEKKEICSELECIDTEKLDCLDYKLDKLDNDRKLLVHVLSETYLDLSKHRRFYALSDYVTTVTRKRQHSEVLIEEEAKNKLLRRETQRQLRQQRNHIKSVTYDCNMTVENLKNRVQDAALNVEIRFRYIGNWQNARCEQNSQRITHIESPRVETIDFYKQRIEQEHRVHSEVELLINILINEILENVEHWMVKYEKDMEKMDLKIQRTKNKHETTEERRCALEEKLKLREVELNNWISFKDKREADRLYREKMTIAALAIQAWWRGLLVRLELGPYKPTKRPIRGDKKKK is encoded by the exons ATGTTGAATATAACATCttctataacaataaatagtgCATCTTGGGGTAGAGCAAGCGATATTTCTTCAAGAGGAAGTCATGAG AGCATCGATGACACGCAGGAAGTGTATTATGACAAGTTCAG gctACCGTACTTCAAGGCATCTCTCTTTGCCACGGCTTTAGAAGACTGTATTACACAAATCCGCATACTGG ACCAATGTAACACCGAAATCcgtttaacaaaaacaatggTTGAAATGCAGAAATTGCTCGCCGATAAGTATGGCGTTGAAAAGAAGGAAATATGCAGCGAATTGGAATGTATCGACACAGAGAAACTTGACTGTTTGGATTATAAGTTGGACAAGCTGGATAATGATAG AAAGCTCCTTGTCCATGTTCTGTCGGAAACATATCTGGATCTTTCAAAACATCGCCGATTCTACGCACTCTCAGACTACGTCACTACGGTCACACGCAAACGCCAGCACTCCGAAGTGCTTATAGAAGAGGAAgcgaaaaataaatt ATTACGCCGTGAGACACAGCGCCAGTTGCGACAACAAAGGAACCATATAAAATCTGTTACATACGACTGCAATATGACTGTAGAGAACCTTAAAAATAGAGTTCAG GATGCAGCACTGAACGTTGAAATTCGTTTCCGGTACATAGGAAATTGGCAAAACGCTCGTTGCGAACAAAATTCTCAAAGAATAACACACATAGAGTCGCCTCGTGTTGAAACTATTGACTTCTACAAGCAAAGAATAGAGCAAGAACACAGAGTTCACAGCGAGGTTGAACTGCTTATCAACATTCTTATCAAT GaaattttagaaaatgtaGAACACTGGATGGTAAAGTATGAAAAAGACATGGAGAAAATGGATTTAAAGATACAAAGGACGAAGAATAAGCATGAAACAACAGAAGAAAGGAGATGTGCGCTTGAGGAAAAG CTGAAGCTCCGAGAGGTGGAACTGAACAACTGGATATCCTTTAAGGACAAGCGTGAGGCTGATCGCCTTTACCGAGAGAAGATGACTATCGCAGCTTTGGCAATTCAAGCTTGGTGGCGTGGGTTACTGGTGAGATTAGAACTGGGGCCATATAAACCCACAAAGCGACCAATACGAGGCgataagaagaaaaaataa
- the LOC123716253 gene encoding dynein regulatory complex protein 9-like isoform X1, producing MPNPRLMSLVHQSWRCEIDYDMKNGQNYTTLNQEMILQKISINEFDTENKDKVFCLSYLQASFFATILEDALTQMRILVECNNELRIIKTKLDMKLLVPLKYGVAQPKVTDELESIDPNNLVSNEYKLNKLDSDRNNFTTVLRDTYKDLTLHNRYAVLQEFVNMLVATDEYRLKVADDEVKNKGLRHDLNKQLRQQRNHIKSVIYDTDAIIERLKNFVEDAALYAETESRYTDGWQRARTEQHLQTIIDNEESPSRTIEYYKRRTDHEQRVHTEVELLINIIINETLQKVEDWMNKYDRDMEHIDLKIQLKKNEYQNEHDRRVGLEDTIETHDKQMKDWNYFKEEREKARLYREKMTKSAITVQAWWRGLLVRRELGPFKVAKKPKGPKPKK from the exons atGCCAAATCCGAGACTTATGAGCCTGGTCCACCAAAGTTGGCGCTGCGAAATAGATTACGATATGAAAAATGGTCAGAATTAT ACTACTTTGAACCAAGAAATGATTTTACAGAAGATATCCATTAATGAATTTGATACAGAAAACAAAGATAAGGTTTTctg tttatcatACCTTCAGGCTTCTTTCTTTGCTACTATTTTAGAAGATGCACTGACGCAGATGCGGATTCTTg ttgaATGCAATAATGAACTacgaattattaaaactaagttAGACATGAAATTGCTCGTTCCCCTGAAATACGGAGTGGCTCAGCCCAAAGTGACTGATGAACTGGAATCTATAGATCCAAATAACTTGGTTAGCAATGAATATAAGTTGAATAAATTGGATTCTGAcag AAACAATTTTACAACAGTGTTAAGGGATACTTATAAAGATTTGACGCTACACAACCGGTATGCTGTATTACAAGAATTCGTAAATATGTTAGTAGCGACTGATGAATACCGACTCAAGGTGGCCGACGATGAAGTTAAGAATAAAGG CTTACGTCATGACCTCAACAAACAATTACGGCAGCAACGCAACCATATTAAGTCAGTTATTTATGATACAGACGCCATTATAGAAAGGTTAAAGAATTTCGTGGAA GATGCAGCACTATATGCAGAAACTGAGAGTCGATACACAGATGGTTGGCAGCGCGCCCGTACGGAGCAACATCTCCAAACAATCATAGACAATGAAGAGAGTCCATCCCGAACCATAGAGTATTATAAGCGGAGGACGGACCATGAACAACGAGTTCACACTGAAGTggaacttttaattaatattattataaac gAAACCTTACAAAAGGTAGAAGATTGGATGAATAAATATGACAGAGATATGGAGCACATAGAtcttaaaatacaattgaagAAAAACGAATATCAAAATGAGCACGATCGGCGCGTAGGACTCGAGGACacg ATTGAGACTCATGACAAGCAAATGAAGGATTGGAACTACTTTAAAGAAGAGCGTGAGAAGGCTAGACTTTACCGTGAGAAGATGACGAAGTCTGCGATCACTGTGCAAGCGTGGTGGAGAGGGCTGCTCGTGCGTCGTGAACTGGGGCCATTTAAAGTAGCTAAGAAACCAAAAGgccccaaacctaaaaaataa
- the LOC123716203 gene encoding dynein regulatory complex protein 9-like isoform X2, translated as MLNITSSITINSASWGRASDISSRGSHESIDDTQEVYYDKFRLPYFKASLFATALEDCITQIRILDQCNTEIRLTKTMVEMQKLLADKYGVEKKEICSELECIDTEKLDCLDYKLDKLDNDRKLLVHVLSETYLDLSKHRRFYALSDYVTTVTRKRQHSEVLIEEEAKNKLLRRETQRQLRQQRNHIKSVTYDCNMTVENLKNRVQDAALNVEIRFRYIGNWQNARCEQNSQRITHIESPRVETIDFYKQRIEQEHRVHSEVELLINILINLKLREVELNNWISFKDKREADRLYREKMTIAALAIQAWWRGLLVRLELGPYKPTKRPIRGDKKKK; from the exons ATGTTGAATATAACATCttctataacaataaatagtgCATCTTGGGGTAGAGCAAGCGATATTTCTTCAAGAGGAAGTCATGAG AGCATCGATGACACGCAGGAAGTGTATTATGACAAGTTCAG gctACCGTACTTCAAGGCATCTCTCTTTGCCACGGCTTTAGAAGACTGTATTACACAAATCCGCATACTGG ACCAATGTAACACCGAAATCcgtttaacaaaaacaatggTTGAAATGCAGAAATTGCTCGCCGATAAGTATGGCGTTGAAAAGAAGGAAATATGCAGCGAATTGGAATGTATCGACACAGAGAAACTTGACTGTTTGGATTATAAGTTGGACAAGCTGGATAATGATAG AAAGCTCCTTGTCCATGTTCTGTCGGAAACATATCTGGATCTTTCAAAACATCGCCGATTCTACGCACTCTCAGACTACGTCACTACGGTCACACGCAAACGCCAGCACTCCGAAGTGCTTATAGAAGAGGAAgcgaaaaataaatt ATTACGCCGTGAGACACAGCGCCAGTTGCGACAACAAAGGAACCATATAAAATCTGTTACATACGACTGCAATATGACTGTAGAGAACCTTAAAAATAGAGTTCAG GATGCAGCACTGAACGTTGAAATTCGTTTCCGGTACATAGGAAATTGGCAAAACGCTCGTTGCGAACAAAATTCTCAAAGAATAACACACATAGAGTCGCCTCGTGTTGAAACTATTGACTTCTACAAGCAAAGAATAGAGCAAGAACACAGAGTTCACAGCGAGGTTGAACTGCTTATCAACATTCTTATCAAT CTGAAGCTCCGAGAGGTGGAACTGAACAACTGGATATCCTTTAAGGACAAGCGTGAGGCTGATCGCCTTTACCGAGAGAAGATGACTATCGCAGCTTTGGCAATTCAAGCTTGGTGGCGTGGGTTACTGGTGAGATTAGAACTGGGGCCATATAAACCCACAAAGCGACCAATACGAGGCgataagaagaaaaaataa
- the LOC123716253 gene encoding dynein regulatory complex protein 9-like isoform X2 — protein MNLIQKTKIRFSVECNNELRIIKTKLDMKLLVPLKYGVAQPKVTDELESIDPNNLVSNEYKLNKLDSDRNNFTTVLRDTYKDLTLHNRYAVLQEFVNMLVATDEYRLKVADDEVKNKGLRHDLNKQLRQQRNHIKSVIYDTDAIIERLKNFVEDAALYAETESRYTDGWQRARTEQHLQTIIDNEESPSRTIEYYKRRTDHEQRVHTEVELLINIIINETLQKVEDWMNKYDRDMEHIDLKIQLKKNEYQNEHDRRVGLEDTIETHDKQMKDWNYFKEEREKARLYREKMTKSAITVQAWWRGLLVRRELGPFKVAKKPKGPKPKK, from the exons ATGAATTTGATACAGAAAACAAAGATAAGGTTTTctg ttgaATGCAATAATGAACTacgaattattaaaactaagttAGACATGAAATTGCTCGTTCCCCTGAAATACGGAGTGGCTCAGCCCAAAGTGACTGATGAACTGGAATCTATAGATCCAAATAACTTGGTTAGCAATGAATATAAGTTGAATAAATTGGATTCTGAcag AAACAATTTTACAACAGTGTTAAGGGATACTTATAAAGATTTGACGCTACACAACCGGTATGCTGTATTACAAGAATTCGTAAATATGTTAGTAGCGACTGATGAATACCGACTCAAGGTGGCCGACGATGAAGTTAAGAATAAAGG CTTACGTCATGACCTCAACAAACAATTACGGCAGCAACGCAACCATATTAAGTCAGTTATTTATGATACAGACGCCATTATAGAAAGGTTAAAGAATTTCGTGGAA GATGCAGCACTATATGCAGAAACTGAGAGTCGATACACAGATGGTTGGCAGCGCGCCCGTACGGAGCAACATCTCCAAACAATCATAGACAATGAAGAGAGTCCATCCCGAACCATAGAGTATTATAAGCGGAGGACGGACCATGAACAACGAGTTCACACTGAAGTggaacttttaattaatattattataaac gAAACCTTACAAAAGGTAGAAGATTGGATGAATAAATATGACAGAGATATGGAGCACATAGAtcttaaaatacaattgaagAAAAACGAATATCAAAATGAGCACGATCGGCGCGTAGGACTCGAGGACacg ATTGAGACTCATGACAAGCAAATGAAGGATTGGAACTACTTTAAAGAAGAGCGTGAGAAGGCTAGACTTTACCGTGAGAAGATGACGAAGTCTGCGATCACTGTGCAAGCGTGGTGGAGAGGGCTGCTCGTGCGTCGTGAACTGGGGCCATTTAAAGTAGCTAAGAAACCAAAAGgccccaaacctaaaaaataa